A single genomic interval of Flavihumibacter rivuli harbors:
- a CDS encoding DUF3857 and transglutaminase domain-containing protein, translated as MKKLTLPVLACLLQLLTLNVFAQDKSPVKFGKISPEDFNQGVPAFDSGAHAVVIADIGNSYIVGTNKGDFGFNFERKVRIKILDKNGLDAATFSIPYYHSTNSSDEEKINYIRAYTYNLENGKVVETKLEGSQIFTDKLSRNWNIKKFTLPAVKEGSIIELSYSITSDYIFNLRAWTFQDDHPVLWSEYVVEIPDFLHYVYLTQGYHPFHINKSEVSSGIYTVRESGYSSNSTKFNAKVDKRRWVMKDIPSLREEPFTTSVNNHKSRVELQLSAYNFPGYYKDVMGNWTSVSESLMKEEQFGAPVERVNGWLNDDLKAIVGNTTNKKEIAQKIYAFVRDNFTCTSTAGMYLDKDLKTIFKNKSGSVADINLLLTAMLKNQGLEAYPIILSTRSNGVTHEVYPLMDRFNYVISCVLLEDGDYFLDASVPDLAFGMVPKKCYNGHARVIMKEAIPVYFNPDSTLERKVVMATVIANEKGELEGAIQNTLGMFETVDLRENIREKGEQQFFEKIRTELGSDYQVKNMGLDSLKILDKPVKVHYEFVRKTDGEDLLYIDPVFVEAYKENPFKSAMRQYPIEMPYRYDETYILSMEVPAGYVVDELPKSTRVALNEDEGMFEYLIGANEGRIQLRSRVVLYKARYNAADYQGLRDFFGMIVKKHSEQIVLKKAKP; from the coding sequence GAACGTTTTTGCACAGGATAAAAGTCCTGTTAAGTTTGGAAAGATCAGCCCGGAAGATTTCAACCAGGGCGTTCCGGCCTTTGATTCTGGCGCCCATGCCGTGGTGATCGCCGATATTGGTAATTCCTATATAGTAGGAACCAATAAAGGTGACTTCGGGTTCAATTTCGAGCGAAAAGTGAGGATCAAGATCCTCGATAAGAACGGACTGGATGCAGCCACCTTTAGCATTCCCTATTATCATTCCACCAACAGCAGTGATGAAGAGAAGATCAACTACATCAGGGCCTATACCTATAACCTGGAGAATGGCAAGGTAGTGGAGACCAAACTGGAAGGCAGCCAGATCTTTACCGACAAGCTGAGCCGGAACTGGAATATCAAAAAATTCACCCTGCCTGCCGTTAAGGAAGGTTCTATTATTGAATTGAGTTATTCCATCACATCGGATTATATCTTCAACCTTCGAGCCTGGACCTTCCAGGATGACCATCCGGTATTATGGAGTGAATACGTGGTGGAGATCCCCGATTTTCTCCACTATGTGTACCTGACCCAGGGCTACCATCCCTTCCATATCAATAAGAGCGAAGTGAGTTCCGGTATTTATACTGTTAGGGAAAGTGGCTATTCGTCTAATTCCACCAAGTTCAATGCCAAGGTGGACAAGCGCCGGTGGGTAATGAAGGATATACCTTCACTCAGGGAAGAACCCTTCACGACCAGTGTGAACAACCACAAGAGCCGGGTAGAGTTACAGTTATCTGCCTACAATTTTCCTGGTTATTATAAGGATGTTATGGGTAACTGGACCTCAGTGAGTGAGTCCTTAATGAAAGAAGAACAGTTCGGTGCCCCGGTTGAAAGGGTGAACGGCTGGTTGAACGATGACCTGAAGGCCATTGTTGGTAATACCACCAACAAGAAGGAGATTGCCCAGAAGATCTATGCCTTTGTGAGGGATAATTTTACCTGCACCAGTACTGCGGGCATGTACCTGGACAAGGACCTGAAAACGATCTTCAAGAATAAAAGCGGTTCTGTTGCTGATATCAACCTGTTGCTAACGGCCATGTTGAAGAACCAGGGGCTTGAGGCGTACCCCATTATCCTGAGTACCCGTTCAAACGGGGTGACACATGAAGTGTACCCCCTGATGGACCGCTTCAACTATGTAATCAGTTGTGTTTTGCTGGAAGATGGGGATTATTTCCTGGATGCCAGTGTGCCTGACCTTGCCTTTGGCATGGTACCCAAGAAATGCTACAACGGCCATGCCCGGGTGATCATGAAAGAAGCCATCCCGGTTTATTTCAATCCGGATTCAACCCTTGAACGAAAAGTGGTAATGGCTACAGTTATTGCCAATGAAAAGGGTGAACTGGAAGGTGCCATCCAAAACACCCTTGGAATGTTTGAAACAGTTGACCTGAGGGAGAATATCCGCGAAAAGGGAGAGCAGCAGTTTTTCGAAAAGATCAGGACCGAACTGGGCTCTGATTACCAGGTGAAGAATATGGGGCTTGACTCGCTTAAGATACTGGATAAGCCTGTTAAAGTACACTATGAGTTTGTCCGTAAAACCGATGGGGAAGACCTCCTGTACATTGATCCTGTATTCGTAGAAGCTTATAAGGAAAATCCATTCAAGTCGGCCATGCGCCAATACCCCATTGAAATGCCTTATCGTTATGATGAGACCTATATTCTCTCAATGGAAGTGCCTGCGGGATATGTGGTGGATGAATTGCCCAAATCCACCCGGGTGGCCCTGAATGAGGATGAAGGTATGTTCGAATACCTTATCGGGGCCAATGAAGGAAGGATCCAGCTCCGCTCCAGGGTGGTGTTGTACAAGGCCAGGTACAATGCGGCCGACTACCAGGGACTGCGTGACTTCTTTGGGATGATCGTTAAGAAACATAGTGAACAGATTGTACTTAAGAAAGCAAAGCCATGA
- a CDS encoding DUF3857 domain-containing transglutaminase family protein, which yields MTRIVLLILLALTGTTTSLIAGEYPVLTIPKELLKSANAVIRLEEQTIEIVSLGKIRVKDRYVITILNEAGERWAIWGDYYDKMHSIESIEGTLYDAMGNKIRSMKKSEISDEAATSSINLADDNRVKSFSFHHRSYPYTVEFASETTDRQSMFLPNWAPVPGRNIAVEKSFLSIITDGTYEVRYKAFNYPDKPLVSQQGNKKVYKWEVRNQVAVEGEYASGKIHEVAPYITFSPSKFKIDDYEGSMSSWKEFGLFMNNLNEGTAELPQPVKDKVRSIVSGLKTDREKTEALYRFLQENTRYISVQLGIGGWKPFPASYVAERKYGDCKALSNYMTALLKEAGIKSYYALIRAGEGERDMFLDFPNASFNHAVCCVPLGKDTVWLECTSQTEVPGYMGSFTGNRHALLITENGGVVAATPTYNLSSNLRTSNVQVMVQQDGQIDASLVNIYHAQRRDDLHQLLNSSTKTELLDHLKENLDIANYEIVNFDYKEDRSIMPFITEKLQISARHYVQVSGKRMFVTPNLLNKWDIKLNADTARKYDIVLNVAERDLDTVQVIVPQGYEPESIPKPIELTNAFGKFSARAEWRDQRIYYYRSLERNAGKFPAKDYQALVQFYESIYKADRSRIVLVKKVE from the coding sequence ATGACCAGAATAGTATTGTTGATTTTGTTGGCATTGACGGGAACCACCACAAGCCTCATTGCTGGTGAATACCCTGTTTTGACCATTCCCAAGGAATTGTTGAAAAGCGCCAATGCCGTAATCCGCCTGGAGGAACAAACCATTGAGATTGTTTCTTTAGGAAAGATCAGGGTCAAGGACCGATATGTGATCACCATCCTTAACGAGGCAGGTGAGAGATGGGCAATCTGGGGTGATTACTACGATAAGATGCATTCCATAGAAAGCATTGAAGGCACCCTCTATGATGCTATGGGTAACAAGATCAGGTCCATGAAGAAGAGTGAGATCAGTGACGAGGCTGCAACCTCCAGTATCAACCTTGCCGATGATAACAGGGTAAAGTCGTTTAGCTTCCATCACAGGTCATATCCTTACACAGTAGAGTTTGCGTCCGAAACAACGGATAGGCAATCTATGTTCCTCCCCAATTGGGCGCCGGTTCCCGGGAGGAATATTGCAGTAGAGAAGAGCTTCTTGTCCATCATTACAGATGGAACCTATGAAGTTCGATACAAGGCTTTCAACTATCCGGATAAGCCCTTGGTTTCCCAACAAGGCAATAAGAAGGTTTATAAATGGGAAGTCAGGAACCAGGTTGCTGTTGAAGGTGAGTATGCATCAGGTAAGATCCATGAAGTGGCCCCTTATATCACTTTCTCCCCTTCGAAATTCAAGATCGATGATTATGAAGGTTCCATGAGCAGCTGGAAAGAGTTCGGCTTGTTTATGAACAACCTGAATGAAGGTACGGCCGAATTGCCGCAGCCTGTAAAGGATAAAGTAAGATCGATCGTATCAGGTTTGAAAACGGACCGGGAAAAAACAGAGGCATTGTACCGTTTCCTGCAGGAAAATACCCGCTACATTAGTGTTCAGTTAGGCATTGGCGGTTGGAAACCCTTTCCTGCCTCCTATGTGGCAGAGCGGAAATATGGCGATTGTAAGGCTTTATCGAATTACATGACCGCCTTATTGAAGGAAGCGGGTATCAAGTCCTACTATGCCTTGATCAGGGCCGGGGAAGGGGAGAGGGATATGTTCCTGGATTTTCCCAATGCCAGTTTTAACCATGCCGTTTGCTGTGTACCATTGGGAAAGGATACCGTTTGGCTGGAGTGTACCAGCCAAACGGAAGTGCCTGGTTATATGGGTTCCTTTACCGGCAACCGCCATGCCCTGTTGATCACGGAAAATGGAGGGGTAGTAGCGGCAACGCCCACCTATAATTTGTCGAGCAACTTAAGGACCAGTAATGTGCAGGTTATGGTTCAGCAGGATGGCCAGATAGATGCCAGTCTGGTAAATATTTACCATGCACAGAGAAGGGATGACCTGCACCAATTGTTGAATAGTTCCACCAAAACAGAACTGTTGGACCACCTTAAGGAAAACCTTGATATCGCCAATTATGAGATAGTGAATTTTGACTACAAGGAAGATCGTTCCATCATGCCTTTCATCACGGAAAAATTGCAGATCAGTGCCAGGCATTATGTGCAGGTAAGTGGAAAAAGGATGTTTGTTACGCCCAATCTTTTAAATAAATGGGACATCAAACTCAATGCAGATACTGCAAGGAAGTATGATATAGTCCTCAATGTGGCAGAACGCGACCTCGATACTGTGCAGGTTATAGTGCCACAAGGTTATGAACCAGAAAGTATTCCCAAGCCAATAGAACTCACCAATGCGTTTGGGAAGTTTTCTGCCAGGGCCGAATGGAGGGACCAGAGGATCTATTACTACCGAAGCCTGGAAAGGAACGCTGGTAAGTTTCCTGCTAAGGATTATCAGGCATTGGTTCAATTCTATGAATCGATTTACAAAGCGGATCGTTCGCGGATCGTTTTGGTAAAGAAAGTTGAATAA
- a CDS encoding serine hydrolase domain-containing protein gives MVRYLKSAFTATLLLAGSIVNAQGYDFSDLTALLEKHKKDLGNDFVVIVNKDGKDIYKKEFGELKATMQEPVGASSNWLTAALVMHFVDEGKLSLDDKIGDYLPIYGSYSKGYITLRQCLSHTTTIESDPPSIRTVLKKKKFETLEDETNSYAKDRNMMGKQGTQFYYGQVGPAIAGRILEVVSKRNFDRLMRERIGKGLGWRRTTFMSDGLLAENPFSGGKTTADDYMKFLNMLLNKGMFNGKQVISEKSVEEILKMQTGNARIAYTLPVAQGAAYGLGCFILPKDDNNADEVFFSPSLSGTWPWINRTKRYSAIIFTKGDAPDAKRVIMEEIRQVIEQKL, from the coding sequence ATGGTCCGCTACTTAAAATCTGCATTTACTGCCACCCTATTGTTAGCTGGCTCTATCGTAAATGCCCAGGGTTACGATTTCAGCGACCTTACTGCTTTATTGGAAAAACATAAGAAAGACCTGGGCAATGATTTTGTGGTGATCGTCAATAAGGACGGCAAGGATATTTACAAAAAGGAATTCGGGGAATTGAAAGCCACCATGCAGGAACCGGTAGGAGCTTCCAGCAACTGGCTCACTGCCGCCCTCGTCATGCATTTTGTGGATGAAGGGAAACTTTCACTTGATGATAAGATCGGGGATTATCTTCCGATTTACGGCTCCTACAGTAAAGGGTACATTACGCTCAGGCAATGCCTTTCGCATACCACCACCATTGAATCGGACCCGCCCTCTATCAGGACCGTGCTGAAGAAGAAGAAATTTGAAACCCTGGAAGATGAGACCAACAGTTATGCCAAGGACCGCAACATGATGGGCAAGCAAGGTACCCAGTTCTACTACGGCCAGGTTGGCCCCGCCATTGCAGGCAGGATCCTGGAAGTGGTTAGCAAAAGGAATTTCGACCGACTGATGCGCGAGCGGATAGGCAAGGGACTGGGATGGAGAAGGACCACCTTTATGAGTGATGGACTGCTGGCAGAGAATCCATTTTCCGGTGGCAAGACCACGGCTGATGATTATATGAAATTCCTGAACATGCTGCTCAACAAGGGCATGTTTAATGGAAAGCAGGTGATCAGTGAAAAATCAGTGGAAGAGATCCTGAAAATGCAAACCGGCAATGCCAGGATCGCTTATACCTTACCGGTAGCACAGGGAGCAGCCTATGGATTGGGTTGTTTCATCCTTCCCAAGGACGACAATAATGCTGATGAAGTTTTTTTCAGCCCATCCCTTTCCGGGACCTGGCCCTGGATCAACCGGACCAAGCGTTACAGCGCCATCATCTTTACCAAAGGGGATGCGCCCGATGCCAAGCGGGTGATCATGGAAGAGATAAGGCAGGTGATCGAACAGAAATTATGA
- the clpB gene encoding ATP-dependent chaperone ClpB, producing MNLNNFTIKAAEVIQQSQQVAFNYGHANIETEHILKALLDQQDSPVEFLLKKNAVNLGQLQSNLEQQLTRLPKMQGGEPAQSISRDANNAILRAGAALKSFGDEFVTPEHILLAIQQGTDNTSKLLKDAGLIEKGLIAAIKDLRKGDTIKSQTQETQFNTLNKYAKNLNELARNGKLDPVIGRDEEIRRTLHILSRRSKNNPILVGEPGVGKTAIAEGLAMRIVNGDVPENLKSKIIYALDMGQLIAGAKYKGEFEERLKGVVNEVSKSDGEIILFIDEIHTLIGAGGGEGAMDAANILKPALARGELRAIGATTLNEYQKYFEKDKALERRFQKVMINEPSIEDAISILRGIKDRYETHHHVRILDEAIIAAVELSNRYITDRFLPDKAIDLIDESAAKLRLEMNSMPEELDKLERQIRQLEIEREAIKRENDEEKLKTLSIEIGNLSVERDTLKAKWQQEKDIVEKVQSAKATIEQLKLEADRAERNGDYGKVAEIRYGKIKEQEAIIEQQTKELNAISEHSRLMKEEVDAEDIAEAIAKATGIPVAKMMQSEKEKLLQLEAHLHERVVGQEEAITAVSDAIRRSRAGLSDPKKPIGSFIFLGTTGVGKTELAKALAAYLFDDEHMMTRIDMSEYQEKHTVSRLVGAPPGYVGYEEGGQLTEAVRRKPYSVVLLDEIEKAHPDVWNVMLQVLDDGRLTDNKGRVVDFKNTIIIMTSNIGSHIIQQNFENVTEKNKDEVVDNTRREVMELLKQTIRPEFLNRVDEIIMFQPLMKNDIKGIISIQLNGLKELVAKNGIELKFSEYALDFLAENGFDPVFGARPLKRLIQKEIVNQLSKRILMGDVDKTKPVLVDVFDGVVVFRNDTIEKVS from the coding sequence ATGAATCTAAACAATTTTACCATCAAGGCCGCCGAGGTGATCCAGCAATCCCAGCAGGTAGCTTTTAATTACGGTCATGCCAATATTGAGACCGAGCATATACTCAAGGCATTGCTCGACCAGCAGGATTCTCCCGTGGAATTCCTGCTCAAGAAGAACGCTGTTAACCTGGGACAGTTGCAATCCAACCTGGAACAGCAATTGACCCGCTTGCCTAAAATGCAGGGTGGGGAGCCCGCCCAATCCATCAGCCGGGATGCCAATAACGCTATCCTGAGGGCCGGTGCAGCATTGAAATCTTTCGGTGATGAATTCGTGACACCTGAACATATATTGCTGGCCATCCAGCAGGGAACAGATAATACCTCCAAATTGCTGAAAGATGCCGGCCTGATCGAGAAAGGCCTGATCGCAGCCATTAAGGATCTCCGAAAAGGGGATACCATTAAGAGCCAGACCCAGGAAACCCAATTCAACACCCTGAATAAGTATGCCAAGAACCTGAATGAACTGGCCCGTAACGGCAAGCTCGATCCGGTCATTGGCCGTGATGAGGAGATTCGCCGTACGCTCCATATCCTTTCCCGCCGTAGCAAGAACAACCCCATATTGGTGGGTGAACCCGGTGTAGGTAAAACTGCTATTGCAGAAGGCCTGGCCATGCGTATTGTAAATGGTGATGTGCCGGAGAACCTGAAAAGTAAGATCATCTATGCCCTGGATATGGGACAGCTGATTGCCGGTGCGAAATACAAGGGGGAATTTGAGGAGCGATTGAAAGGAGTGGTCAATGAAGTAAGCAAAAGTGATGGGGAGATCATCCTCTTTATCGACGAGATCCATACCCTGATAGGTGCTGGTGGAGGGGAAGGAGCCATGGATGCCGCTAACATCCTGAAGCCTGCTTTGGCCAGGGGTGAATTGCGTGCCATTGGCGCAACTACACTTAATGAATACCAGAAATACTTTGAAAAGGATAAGGCCCTGGAGCGTCGTTTCCAGAAAGTGATGATCAATGAACCAAGTATTGAGGATGCGATTTCGATCCTACGGGGGATCAAGGACCGTTACGAAACCCACCACCATGTGCGTATCCTGGATGAAGCCATCATCGCCGCTGTGGAATTGTCGAACAGGTATATTACCGACAGGTTCCTGCCCGATAAGGCCATTGACCTGATCGATGAAAGTGCAGCCAAGCTGAGGCTTGAAATGAATTCCATGCCGGAAGAATTGGATAAACTGGAAAGGCAGATCAGGCAACTGGAAATTGAACGGGAAGCCATCAAGCGGGAAAATGATGAAGAGAAACTGAAGACGCTTAGCATTGAAATAGGTAACCTTAGTGTTGAACGCGATACCCTGAAGGCCAAATGGCAACAGGAAAAAGATATTGTGGAGAAAGTGCAGTCGGCCAAAGCAACGATTGAACAGCTGAAATTGGAAGCAGATCGTGCGGAAAGGAATGGGGATTACGGCAAGGTGGCAGAGATCCGCTATGGAAAGATCAAGGAGCAGGAGGCGATCATAGAACAACAGACCAAAGAGTTGAATGCCATCAGCGAGCACAGCAGGCTGATGAAGGAAGAAGTGGATGCAGAAGATATTGCCGAGGCCATTGCCAAAGCAACGGGTATACCTGTTGCGAAAATGATGCAAAGCGAAAAAGAGAAACTGCTGCAGCTGGAAGCGCACCTGCATGAGCGCGTGGTCGGCCAGGAAGAGGCTATTACAGCCGTTTCCGATGCGATCCGCAGGAGCCGTGCAGGATTAAGCGATCCAAAGAAACCGATCGGTTCTTTCATTTTCCTGGGTACAACCGGTGTTGGTAAAACCGAATTGGCCAAGGCCCTGGCAGCCTACTTATTCGACGACGAGCACATGATGACCCGTATTGATATGAGTGAATACCAGGAAAAGCATACGGTAAGCCGATTGGTTGGTGCCCCTCCCGGTTATGTGGGTTATGAAGAAGGCGGTCAACTGACCGAAGCCGTCAGGAGGAAGCCTTATAGTGTGGTGCTGTTGGATGAAATCGAAAAGGCTCACCCCGATGTATGGAATGTAATGTTGCAGGTGCTGGACGATGGCAGGTTGACCGACAATAAGGGCCGCGTCGTGGATTTCAAAAATACCATCATCATCATGACGAGCAATATTGGAAGCCATATCATCCAACAGAACTTTGAAAATGTAACAGAGAAGAACAAGGATGAAGTGGTAGATAATACCAGGAGGGAAGTGATGGAACTCCTGAAGCAGACCATCAGGCCGGAGTTCCTGAACAGGGTGGATGAGATCATCATGTTCCAGCCGCTGATGAAGAATGACATCAAGGGTATCATCTCCATCCAGTTGAATGGCCTGAAAGAACTGGTGGCAAAAAATGGCATTGAATTGAAGTTCAGCGAATACGCCCTCGATTTCCTGGCGGAGAATGGATTTGATCCCGTTTTTGGTGCAAGGCCTTTGAAGCGCCTGATCCAGAAAGAGATCGTGAACCAATTGAGCAAACGCATCCTGATGGGTGATGTAGATAAAACCAAGCCGGTGTTGGTGGATGTGTTCGATGGGGTGGTAGTCTTCAGGAATGATACTATCGAAAAAGTATCCTGA
- a CDS encoding SOS response-associated peptidase, which produces MCYYNSLKTGKDQAVQLRDQPVPFPGPFVRPVQSGFDFDSWPILRPKEGGKGYEIVMAHWELIAPWIRNREDLEESRKKYTALNAIGEKMLESRLYKEAALKRRCLVLSSGFYEWRHIKLPGSKKEQAFPYHIIVPGKPIFFMAGIWQDWTDQETGEMVTGFAILTTAANKLMEQVHNKKKRMPVILDEDRAVEWLETGLPAQRITELGTWQFPSEKMRAYTVVKEFKVAMDPEQEVAIEGMPALEV; this is translated from the coding sequence ATGTGTTATTACAATAGTCTCAAAACCGGCAAGGACCAGGCTGTTCAGCTACGCGACCAGCCCGTTCCATTCCCGGGACCTTTTGTGCGGCCTGTACAAAGTGGGTTCGATTTTGATAGCTGGCCCATCCTTCGGCCTAAAGAAGGGGGTAAAGGCTATGAGATCGTGATGGCACATTGGGAATTGATCGCACCCTGGATCAGGAACCGCGAAGACCTTGAAGAGAGCCGCAAAAAATATACGGCACTGAATGCCATCGGTGAAAAGATGCTGGAATCGAGGTTGTATAAAGAAGCTGCTTTGAAAAGAAGATGCCTGGTTCTGTCTTCAGGGTTTTATGAATGGCGTCATATCAAGCTTCCGGGGAGCAAAAAGGAGCAGGCATTTCCTTATCATATTATAGTGCCCGGTAAGCCGATTTTCTTTATGGCAGGTATCTGGCAGGATTGGACCGACCAGGAAACGGGGGAGATGGTGACTGGATTTGCCATTCTTACCACTGCTGCCAACAAGTTGATGGAGCAGGTTCATAATAAAAAGAAAAGGATGCCGGTGATCCTGGATGAAGATAGGGCGGTGGAATGGCTGGAAACTGGTCTGCCTGCTCAACGCATTACTGAATTGGGAACATGGCAGTTCCCTTCAGAAAAAATGCGGGCCTATACCGTAGTAAAGGAATTCAAGGTGGCGATGGATCCTGAACAGGAAGTGGCCATCGAAGGTATGCCGGCCCTTGAAGTTTGA
- a CDS encoding YdeI/OmpD-associated family protein, which produces MLKFSAVIQKYSSQGEKTGWSFVLIPEEMAGKLKPGNKKSFRVKGKLDEKVIEQQALIPIGGGDFILPLKADLRKKLGKGKGDTVNLQLWVDERALEISADLLTCLEDEPKARENFQNLPPSHQQYYSKWIESARTDATRAKRIAQTVNAMARGLTYGEMIREGKM; this is translated from the coding sequence ATGCTTAAATTTTCCGCTGTCATCCAAAAGTATTCCAGCCAGGGCGAGAAGACAGGCTGGAGCTTCGTACTGATCCCGGAAGAAATGGCCGGGAAACTCAAACCGGGCAATAAGAAGTCTTTCAGGGTGAAAGGCAAACTGGATGAAAAGGTCATAGAACAACAGGCACTTATTCCGATTGGTGGTGGTGATTTTATCCTGCCCCTGAAAGCTGATCTTCGGAAGAAGTTGGGAAAGGGTAAGGGGGATACGGTCAATCTACAACTTTGGGTGGATGAACGAGCACTTGAAATCTCAGCCGACCTGCTGACCTGCCTGGAAGATGAGCCGAAAGCAAGGGAAAACTTCCAGAATCTACCCCCGTCGCACCAACAGTATTACAGCAAATGGATAGAAAGCGCCAGGACCGATGCAACCAGGGCAAAGCGGATCGCGCAGACCGTGAATGCGATGGCAAGGGGCCTGACTTATGGGGAGATGATCAGGGAGGGGAAGATGTGA
- a CDS encoding DsbA family protein, with protein sequence MSNPNKIEIIEPRTVWIGADNAPVRLVMYGDYESEACAKAQDIVDQLLQQYGTSLRFQFRHFPLTRIHQYAHKAAEAAVAAVQEGKFWEMHHLLFAHRRRLGSISLKEYALEAGVKDKNFIPKLVDSVYGWTVRADLLEGVEKGVRDVPTFFINDQLYTGNVSLQALAKAIDDAMPKKRKRA encoded by the coding sequence ATGTCAAATCCAAACAAAATCGAGATCATCGAGCCCCGCACGGTATGGATCGGGGCCGATAATGCACCCGTAAGACTGGTCATGTATGGTGACTATGAAAGCGAAGCCTGCGCAAAGGCGCAAGACATAGTAGATCAGCTTCTCCAGCAATATGGCACCAGCCTGCGCTTCCAGTTCCGGCACTTCCCATTAACGAGGATCCACCAGTACGCCCACAAAGCTGCAGAAGCCGCTGTGGCCGCCGTTCAGGAAGGAAAGTTCTGGGAAATGCACCATCTCCTCTTCGCCCATCGGCGCCGTCTGGGGTCCATTAGTTTAAAAGAGTACGCACTGGAAGCAGGCGTGAAAGACAAGAATTTTATTCCGAAGCTGGTGGATTCTGTTTATGGCTGGACCGTTAGGGCTGACCTGTTGGAAGGGGTAGAAAAGGGGGTTCGGGATGTTCCCACTTTTTTCATTAATGACCAGTTGTACACTGGCAATGTTAGCCTTCAGGCCCTTGCCAAGGCCATTGATGATGCCATGCCCAAGAAAAGGAAAAGGGCCTGA
- a CDS encoding S10 family peptidase, producing MRIVRAFLSLFLLPVLLYAQKDGGNPPGVEAVVTRNFYTSGNKRIDYTAYSGYLDLKNDTGKLVAKVFFVYYRKDGDPAEKRPITFTFNGGPGSSSVWLHMGGLGPKRVLLEDDGTSPKPPYKYINNEYCWLDKTDLVFIDPVSTGYSRPAPGEKAGQFHGFNEDISSVGTFINMFLSRYERWASPKFLAGESYGTTRAAGLSKFLQDRYRIYLNGIFLISPVLNFGTSDYYIGNDLPRALYLPTYTATAWYHKKLSPALQANLQQAIRESKDFALGEYATALLKGGWLAEEEKDKVATKLAYYSGLSKEYWLQANLRVEENRFYKELRRKDGLTIGRLDGRFTGRDLDDAGEYYSFDPSFVNIDASFTTALNSYFQKELNLKEEKIYNIFGNVYPWNYNNVQNQFLNVAESLRDAISKNPHLKVYVGCGYYDFATPFFIAQYDVEHMFLRPELRKNVVFHFYESGHMYYIHKPSLVQFKKDVDAFFDSSSNL from the coding sequence ATGAGAATTGTCCGGGCATTTTTGTCTTTGTTCCTGTTACCCGTCCTGCTGTATGCACAAAAGGATGGCGGTAATCCGCCAGGGGTGGAAGCTGTTGTCACCAGGAATTTCTATACCTCAGGAAACAAAAGGATTGATTACACTGCTTACTCAGGTTACCTGGACCTGAAGAATGATACTGGTAAACTGGTTGCAAAGGTTTTCTTTGTTTACTACCGAAAGGATGGGGACCCAGCTGAAAAACGTCCCATCACTTTTACTTTCAATGGTGGGCCGGGGTCTTCTTCTGTCTGGCTGCATATGGGCGGGTTAGGCCCCAAAAGGGTGCTATTGGAAGATGATGGCACTTCTCCTAAGCCTCCCTATAAATACATCAACAATGAATATTGCTGGTTGGATAAAACTGACCTGGTTTTCATTGACCCTGTTTCAACAGGCTATAGCCGCCCGGCGCCGGGGGAAAAAGCCGGACAGTTCCATGGATTCAATGAAGATATCTCCTCAGTTGGCACTTTCATCAATATGTTCCTGTCCCGTTACGAGCGCTGGGCCTCGCCCAAATTCCTGGCCGGGGAAAGTTATGGAACCACCAGGGCTGCAGGTCTTTCTAAATTCCTGCAGGACCGCTATCGGATCTACCTTAATGGCATATTCCTGATCTCTCCCGTCCTTAACTTCGGGACGAGCGATTATTACATCGGCAATGACCTTCCGCGTGCACTCTATCTTCCTACTTATACTGCCACTGCCTGGTACCATAAAAAACTTTCCCCTGCGCTCCAGGCTAATCTCCAACAGGCCATCAGGGAAAGCAAGGATTTCGCATTGGGTGAATATGCAACCGCATTATTGAAAGGGGGATGGCTGGCTGAAGAAGAGAAGGATAAGGTGGCCACCAAACTGGCTTATTACTCGGGCCTCTCCAAGGAATATTGGTTGCAGGCCAACCTTAGGGTAGAGGAGAACAGGTTCTATAAGGAGTTGAGGAGGAAGGATGGCCTCACTATTGGTCGTCTGGATGGGCGCTTTACCGGGCGTGACCTTGATGATGCTGGTGAGTATTACAGCTTTGACCCCTCTTTTGTGAATATCGATGCTTCCTTTACCACTGCCCTGAATAGTTATTTTCAAAAGGAACTTAACCTCAAGGAAGAAAAGATCTACAATATTTTCGGTAATGTTTATCCCTGGAATTATAATAATGTCCAGAACCAGTTCCTGAATGTTGCTGAAAGCCTCAGGGATGCCATAAGCAAGAACCCCCACCTGAAGGTTTATGTAGGTTGCGGCTATTATGATTTTGCCACACCATTCTTTATTGCCCAATATGATGTGGAACATATGTTCCTGAGACCCGAGTTGCGGAAGAACGTGGTTTTTCATTTTTATGAATCAGGCCATATGTACTATATCCATAAACCTTCCCTGGTACAGTTCAAGAAGGATGTGGATGCATTTTTTGACTCCAGTTCCAATTTGTAA